A single region of the Candidatus Abyssobacteria bacterium SURF_5 genome encodes:
- a CDS encoding carbohydrate kinase family protein, producing the protein MPVDVVGVGIACSDVNITVTSIPKIDENVLVLDYRKHLGGTVSTALAALQRLGMRTKYMGMLGDDEYGRFTLEGMKAEGIDMTSVRLIEDERSPFSFVMVDSLTGRRSIAFYPGCAFTVPADVIDSAAIQSARLLHVDIANPAVFAACEIAKKAGVPVSLDANALYPGLEELLHMTNIFITAREITCGLSATEDPVEAGRYLLNEYKLDLAVVTLGAEGSVAVTHSEVAHAKGFPVEVVDTTGAGDVFHGAYLYGHISGWPIKRTLQFANAAGAIMCATQTGWTGIPTREEVEKFLKIH; encoded by the coding sequence ATGCCAGTTGATGTTGTCGGAGTAGGGATCGCCTGTTCGGACGTAAATATCACCGTAACATCGATTCCAAAGATCGATGAGAACGTGCTCGTGCTGGATTACCGCAAGCATCTTGGCGGCACCGTCTCGACAGCGCTCGCGGCGCTGCAGCGGCTTGGAATGAGAACGAAATACATGGGAATGCTCGGAGATGACGAATACGGGCGCTTCACCTTGGAGGGAATGAAAGCCGAAGGCATCGACATGACCTCGGTGCGCCTGATCGAGGACGAACGCTCACCGTTCAGTTTTGTGATGGTTGACAGCCTTACCGGCCGGCGCTCGATCGCATTCTATCCGGGCTGCGCGTTCACCGTTCCCGCCGACGTCATCGACAGCGCGGCGATTCAATCGGCACGGTTGCTGCACGTTGATATTGCGAACCCGGCGGTTTTCGCTGCCTGCGAGATCGCAAAGAAAGCCGGCGTACCGGTGTCGCTCGACGCAAATGCGCTTTACCCGGGCCTCGAAGAATTGCTCCATATGACGAACATCTTCATCACCGCGCGCGAAATTACCTGCGGCCTGAGCGCAACTGAAGACCCGGTCGAGGCAGGCAGGTATCTGTTGAATGAATACAAACTTGATCTCGCGGTGGTGACACTCGGGGCGGAGGGAAGCGTCGCGGTTACGCACTCTGAAGTAGCACATGCAAAAGGCTTCCCGGTCGAGGTGGTCGATACGACCGGCGCCGGAGACGTTTTTCACGGCGCGTATCTGTATGGTCACATCAGCGGCTGGCCGATCAAGCGAACGCTTCAATTCGCCAACGCCGCCGGCGCAATCATGTGCGCCACCCAAACCGGCTGGACCGGTATTCCGACGCGGGAAGAAGTGGAGAAATTTTTGAAAATTCATTAA
- a CDS encoding alcohol dehydrogenase, whose amino-acid sequence MKAIIFEEINQVAVADVEKPSIEHPDDAIVKVTLSSICGSDIHMIHGAAPMMPGTILGHEFVGVVEECGEGIDGFAPGDRVAVACTVQCGKCEMCQKGLAAKCKKGGVFGCGPFLGNFDGAQAEYIRVPYAQLGMHKIPPSLSDEQVLLVGDILSTGYFGVINGKICPGDSVVVFGAGPVGLCAIACATLFSPAKLIAVDPIPGRLKVARALGATHTIDPGKKDVIHEIQELTGGAPRDILEQVKSRCGADVVIEAVGIKSTFDACFQAVRPGGNVSIIGIFEDPQELMMPQLSIKNIGVSMGLVNVVHMDRLLRLIEAGLLDATPLITHRMSLEEGVKGYEMFQKRSDDVIKIALTP is encoded by the coding sequence ATGAAGGCGATCATCTTTGAAGAAATCAATCAAGTCGCCGTCGCAGATGTCGAAAAACCCTCAATCGAGCATCCCGATGACGCCATTGTAAAAGTAACTCTGTCCAGCATATGCGGGAGCGACATTCACATGATTCACGGCGCCGCTCCGATGATGCCGGGCACTATCCTCGGCCACGAATTTGTGGGTGTGGTGGAAGAATGCGGCGAGGGCATTGACGGATTTGCCCCCGGTGACCGCGTGGCGGTCGCGTGCACAGTGCAGTGCGGCAAGTGCGAGATGTGCCAAAAAGGGCTGGCGGCCAAATGCAAAAAAGGAGGCGTTTTTGGCTGTGGTCCTTTCCTTGGAAACTTCGACGGAGCGCAAGCCGAGTATATTCGCGTGCCTTACGCCCAACTTGGGATGCACAAGATTCCACCTTCGCTGTCGGACGAGCAAGTGTTGCTGGTGGGAGACATCCTTTCGACCGGATATTTCGGCGTCATTAACGGGAAAATCTGTCCGGGCGACAGCGTCGTTGTCTTCGGAGCCGGGCCGGTAGGCCTCTGCGCGATTGCATGCGCGACTTTATTCAGCCCCGCAAAATTGATCGCGGTCGACCCCATTCCCGGCCGTCTCAAAGTGGCCAGAGCCCTTGGAGCCACGCATACAATCGACCCGGGCAAAAAGGATGTTATTCATGAGATACAGGAACTAACGGGAGGCGCCCCGCGTGATATCCTGGAGCAGGTGAAAAGCCGATGCGGCGCCGATGTTGTAATCGAAGCCGTGGGGATAAAATCGACCTTTGACGCCTGTTTCCAGGCTGTCAGACCCGGCGGCAACGTGTCGATCATCGGCATTTTCGAGGATCCGCAGGAACTCATGATGCCGCAGCTCTCGATCAAGAACATCGGGGTCAGCATGGGGCTTGTCAATGTGGTTCACATGGACCGGCTCCTCAGGCTAATAGAAGCAGGCCTGCTGGACGCGACCCCCCTGATTACACACAGGATGTCATTGGAGGAGGGAGTCAAGGGTTACGAGATGTTCCAGAAACGTTCGGATGATGTGATCAAGATTGCCTTGACGCCTTGA
- a CDS encoding 4Fe-4S dicluster domain-containing protein has product MIVAGGRPVVARRRQVACIGDLCTGCAGSPVCAMFCPTDGALELVDDDSSFLFKRMRVNPEKCIGCRNCVTRGPLGAYIEGCPWNAITMVPLSDGEP; this is encoded by the coding sequence ATGATTGTTGCCGGAGGACGACCGGTCGTGGCGCGGAGACGTCAGGTTGCTTGTATCGGTGATTTGTGCACGGGATGTGCGGGCTCTCCCGTTTGCGCCATGTTCTGTCCGACCGACGGAGCTCTCGAACTTGTGGATGATGACAGCAGCTTCCTCTTCAAAAGGATGCGGGTCAACCCGGAAAAATGCATCGGATGCCGCAACTGTGTCACGCGCGGACCTCTCGGCGCCTATATTGAAGGATGTCCATGGAATGCCATCACTATGGTTCCTTTGAGTGACGGAGAGCCATGA
- a CDS encoding DUF2892 domain-containing protein: protein MYLENWIRLIAGCFILISLALGLLVSRYWFIFTAFVAANLAQSALTGFCPMELLLKRLGIKAKGRLDS, encoded by the coding sequence ATGTATCTCGAAAACTGGATCCGATTGATCGCCGGCTGCTTCATTTTGATCAGCTTGGCGCTCGGCCTGCTGGTGAGCCGCTACTGGTTCATCTTTACCGCATTTGTCGCGGCGAACCTGGCGCAATCCGCGTTGACCGGCTTTTGTCCGATGGAACTGTTACTCAAAAGACTCGGTATCAAAGCAAAAGGCCGGCTTGACTCTTAG
- a CDS encoding NADH:flavin oxidoreductase, producing the protein MYNVLQPIDINQLRLPNRFIRSATYEGLATAKGMATDELARLYGELGAGSLGLIVVGYAAVQPNGIGGPGMLGIWSDEHIAGFARLTQAVHESGGLVCAQIVHCGRQAFPELIEGPPVGPSAVPTKKFGATPRELTQPEIQRLVLDFGAAAARAKKAGFDAVQIHCAHGYLLNQFLARNSNRRTDGYGGDLPARARILFETYEEIRRSVGAGYPVLIKLNCRDFVEDGLELDESMWVARRLSEMGMDAIEISGGIWDTTLEEGKSIQKGIPRKRPEAYFLQYAQQFAGALSVPVITVGGIRSVETAESIVAEGKAAMVSLCRPLICEPHLVKRWLEGDRAPAQCVSCNRCLALTASRGLQCFKKKPASATAERG; encoded by the coding sequence ATGTACAACGTGCTTCAACCGATCGACATCAACCAGTTGCGGTTGCCGAACCGGTTCATTCGTTCAGCCACTTACGAAGGATTGGCCACGGCTAAGGGAATGGCGACGGATGAACTGGCGCGGCTGTACGGAGAACTCGGCGCGGGGAGCCTGGGCCTTATTGTCGTCGGCTATGCCGCCGTCCAACCCAATGGCATAGGCGGTCCCGGAATGCTCGGCATCTGGTCGGATGAACACATCGCAGGCTTTGCGCGGCTGACACAGGCGGTCCATGAAAGCGGAGGGCTGGTTTGCGCTCAAATCGTGCATTGCGGGCGCCAAGCTTTTCCCGAGTTGATCGAAGGCCCGCCGGTGGGTCCCTCGGCAGTGCCGACGAAAAAGTTCGGCGCGACTCCTCGCGAGCTGACCCAACCGGAAATACAGAGGCTTGTGCTCGATTTTGGCGCGGCGGCCGCTCGCGCGAAGAAGGCCGGTTTTGACGCGGTCCAAATTCATTGCGCGCATGGATACCTTCTCAACCAGTTTCTCGCCCGGAATTCAAACAGGCGAACCGACGGGTACGGTGGCGATTTACCGGCGAGGGCACGAATCCTCTTTGAGACTTACGAGGAGATACGGCGCTCGGTCGGCGCCGGCTATCCTGTTCTTATCAAGCTTAATTGCAGGGACTTTGTCGAGGATGGTCTCGAACTCGATGAATCGATGTGGGTGGCGCGCAGATTGTCCGAAATGGGAATGGATGCAATCGAGATCAGCGGCGGCATCTGGGATACCACTCTCGAAGAAGGAAAATCGATCCAAAAGGGGATACCGCGGAAACGGCCGGAAGCATACTTTCTCCAGTATGCGCAACAGTTCGCCGGCGCTCTTTCTGTTCCCGTCATCACCGTCGGTGGAATCAGGTCTGTCGAAACGGCTGAATCGATTGTGGCCGAAGGTAAAGCAGCTATGGTCTCGCTTTGCCGGCCGCTGATTTGCGAGCCCCACCTGGTCAAGCGCTGGCTCGAGGGCGACCGCGCCCCCGCTCAGTGCGTCTCCTGCAACCGCTGCCTTGCCCTCACCGCCTCAAGAGGTTTGCAGTGTTTTAAGAAGAAGCCGGCTTCAGCGACAGCGGAAAGAGGATAA
- a CDS encoding respiratory nitrate reductase subunit beta — MAVLEPTQEDKQRQEELSKEFLAIKDELRRTKRQLAMVMDLNKCIGCQLCSMACKNTWTKKEGREYMWWNTVNTMPGKGTPKDFEKSGGGYKVLFEGRVREPIRGKLPTRKEFGDLWTFNHDEILNTKWGQVTLSAKNSDGTTPEWSMNWDEDQGAVGINYPNSFFFYLPRICNHCTYPPCIDACPRHAIYKREEDGIVLIDQDRCKGYRFCLEACPYKKIYFNFEKLTSQKCIFCYPRIEKGVANACVRQCTGRVRFVDYLDNEQGPIYQLVKKWKVALPLFPKFGTEPNVYYVPPLAPPRLDDTGKIDTSKPRIPLRYLVDLFGPEVEQSLKLLQQEMQRTRDGEKSELMEILIAKRWEKMFGPFNKDPMNSMYT; from the coding sequence ATGGCAGTACTGGAACCGACACAGGAAGATAAGCAGCGACAAGAGGAACTTTCGAAGGAATTTCTGGCGATCAAGGATGAATTGCGCCGCACCAAGCGCCAGCTCGCCATGGTGATGGACCTCAACAAGTGCATCGGCTGTCAGCTCTGCAGCATGGCGTGCAAGAACACGTGGACGAAAAAAGAAGGCCGGGAGTACATGTGGTGGAACACCGTCAATACCATGCCCGGCAAAGGAACACCGAAGGATTTCGAGAAGAGCGGCGGCGGCTACAAAGTGCTTTTCGAGGGGCGCGTGCGCGAGCCTATCCGCGGCAAACTGCCTACTCGAAAGGAATTCGGAGACCTGTGGACCTTCAATCACGACGAGATCCTGAATACCAAATGGGGGCAAGTGACGCTGTCCGCCAAGAACAGCGATGGCACTACTCCAGAATGGTCAATGAACTGGGACGAAGATCAGGGCGCTGTCGGCATCAACTATCCCAACAGCTTCTTCTTCTATCTTCCCAGAATCTGCAACCACTGCACATATCCGCCGTGCATCGACGCCTGCCCCCGCCACGCAATTTATAAGCGCGAAGAGGACGGGATCGTGCTTATCGACCAGGATCGCTGCAAGGGATACCGCTTCTGCCTGGAGGCGTGCCCGTATAAGAAGATTTACTTCAACTTTGAGAAGTTGACCAGTCAAAAATGCATCTTCTGCTACCCGCGCATCGAGAAGGGCGTGGCCAATGCGTGCGTGCGCCAATGCACCGGACGCGTTCGTTTTGTCGATTATCTCGATAATGAACAGGGACCGATATACCAGCTCGTGAAGAAGTGGAAAGTGGCCCTGCCGCTGTTCCCGAAGTTCGGGACCGAACCGAACGTGTATTATGTGCCGCCGCTTGCTCCGCCCCGGCTCGACGATACGGGCAAAATCGATACCTCAAAGCCGCGCATCCCGCTGCGATATCTGGTGGACCTGTTCGGCCCGGAAGTCGAGCAGTCGCTGAAGCTGCTTCAGCAGGAAATGCAGAGAACGCGGGATGGAGAGAAATCGGAACTGATGGAAATCCTGATCGCGAAGCGGTGGGAAAAGATGTTCGGGCCGTTCAACAAGGACCCGATGAATTCGATGTACACATAA
- a CDS encoding MerR family transcriptional regulator, translated as MTPITKNKPAHKQKLLKMHELSRLTGVPPGTIRYYINEGLLPRPLKTHRNMAYYDQSYVQRIRLIRELQEKRYFPLSIIKQILEQGESSMDTQEIKTILELEGRLFKNISTLPKFDPPDLKALCELTGVSKEEVLEMERVGIIWRKLDGRFDEDSVRIIEILRKLRDAGYTEEAGFNSEFIKIYVDLIEVLARQEVRFFSKTVTGRMSPDEMVNMAENGINLLNTLIGLLRKRMILKIGRELDPQRQL; from the coding sequence ATGACCCCGATCACAAAAAATAAGCCAGCCCACAAGCAGAAGCTCCTCAAGATGCACGAGCTCTCCAGACTTACCGGCGTACCGCCCGGCACCATTCGGTATTATATCAACGAAGGCCTCCTTCCGAGGCCGCTCAAGACGCATCGCAACATGGCCTACTACGACCAGAGCTATGTGCAGCGTATCCGATTGATTCGTGAGCTGCAAGAGAAGCGTTACTTCCCCCTGAGCATCATCAAGCAAATTCTCGAGCAAGGCGAAAGCTCGATGGACACTCAGGAAATCAAGACGATTCTGGAACTCGAGGGAAGGCTTTTCAAGAATATCTCCACCCTGCCAAAGTTTGATCCACCCGACCTGAAAGCTCTGTGTGAGCTGACGGGTGTCTCGAAGGAAGAGGTGCTGGAGATGGAGCGGGTGGGCATCATCTGGCGCAAATTGGATGGCCGCTTTGACGAGGATTCGGTAAGGATTATCGAGATTCTGAGGAAGCTACGCGATGCCGGTTACACGGAGGAAGCGGGATTCAATTCCGAGTTCATCAAGATATATGTCGACCTGATCGAGGTTCTCGCGCGGCAGGAAGTGCGGTTCTTTTCGAAAACGGTAACCGGCAGGATGTCTCCCGATGAGATGGTGAATATGGCGGAGAACGGCATCAATCTGCTCAACACCCTAATCGGCTTGCTTCGCAAACGGATGATTTTAAAAATCGGCCGCGAGCTCGACCCTCAACGACAGCTATAG
- the ilvD gene encoding dihydroxy-acid dehydratase yields the protein MEDKKTSSHIYTGSDPLSRFRRALLYTVGFTKEQMDKPLIAVANTWNEIHPGHMHLRRLAEKVKEGVLMAGGMPMEFNTISLCDGLANGHAGMRYVLPSREIIADSIELNIHAHAFDAMVLIGSCDKIIPGLLMAAARIDIPAILVAGGPMFPGHWPRFDLNFSVSAMPEVAGRWGRGEFSEEQLEEMTRCIYPCAGACWGMGTANTMACLTEAVGLSLPGDGTAHATTAKKDRLAVEAGVRVMELLKAGLTPSKILTEAAFENMLRVNMAIGGSLNTVLHIPAIAHEAGIHIDMDMFDEMSRRTPHLCNIEPSGPYFLSDLERAGGIPGVMKRLEASLQKGAVTVTGKTVGENLQHAEVFDDEVIRPLDRPVHHYGGIAVLKGTLAPRGAVIKQVAVSESLWKFEGPAHVFDSEEDATQALLSGGISAGDVIIIRYEGPRGGPGMREMAHFRVMLELSGLGEKVYLITDGRYSGYSNGPSIGYLSPEAADGGPIALVRTGDRISIDVEARRLDVLVSEEEMAERTKQWKSPAQRVRKGYLARYAASARSAAEGAIIPNP from the coding sequence ATGGAAGATAAGAAGACCAGCAGTCATATTTATACCGGTTCCGACCCGCTCAGTCGATTCCGAAGGGCGCTGCTCTACACGGTAGGCTTCACCAAGGAGCAGATGGACAAGCCGCTCATCGCCGTAGCCAACACATGGAATGAGATTCACCCAGGGCACATGCATCTGAGGCGGCTTGCGGAAAAGGTGAAGGAGGGCGTCCTGATGGCGGGCGGCATGCCGATGGAGTTCAACACCATCAGTCTGTGCGATGGGCTTGCCAACGGCCATGCCGGCATGCGCTACGTTTTGCCCAGCCGCGAGATAATTGCTGATTCGATCGAGCTCAACATTCACGCGCACGCCTTTGACGCGATGGTGCTGATCGGCTCGTGCGACAAAATCATTCCCGGCCTGTTGATGGCCGCGGCCCGGATTGATATTCCCGCCATCCTCGTTGCCGGCGGGCCGATGTTCCCCGGTCACTGGCCGCGCTTTGACCTGAATTTCTCGGTTTCCGCGATGCCGGAGGTGGCCGGACGCTGGGGGCGCGGCGAGTTTTCGGAAGAACAGCTTGAGGAAATGACCCGGTGCATCTATCCGTGCGCGGGTGCGTGCTGGGGAATGGGCACGGCCAACACAATGGCATGCCTGACAGAAGCGGTTGGATTGTCACTTCCGGGCGACGGGACCGCCCACGCCACTACTGCGAAGAAGGACCGCCTGGCGGTTGAGGCGGGCGTCCGCGTCATGGAGCTGTTGAAGGCAGGATTGACACCATCAAAGATTCTCACCGAAGCCGCGTTTGAGAACATGCTGCGAGTGAACATGGCGATTGGCGGCTCGCTCAATACGGTTCTGCATATCCCGGCAATTGCGCATGAGGCAGGCATTCATATTGACATGGACATGTTCGACGAGATGTCGCGCCGGACGCCGCACCTGTGCAACATTGAACCGTCCGGCCCGTATTTTCTATCCGATTTGGAGCGAGCGGGTGGAATCCCGGGCGTGATGAAGCGGCTCGAGGCGAGCCTGCAAAAAGGCGCCGTCACGGTGACCGGCAAAACAGTCGGCGAAAATCTGCAGCATGCGGAAGTCTTTGATGACGAAGTTATTCGTCCGCTTGACAGGCCGGTTCATCATTATGGCGGCATAGCGGTTCTCAAGGGAACTCTTGCGCCGCGCGGCGCAGTAATCAAACAGGTGGCCGTCTCTGAATCACTGTGGAAATTTGAGGGACCCGCTCACGTTTTTGATTCCGAGGAGGATGCTACCCAGGCGCTGCTTTCGGGCGGAATCAGCGCGGGAGATGTCATCATTATCCGCTACGAGGGCCCTCGCGGCGGCCCCGGCATGCGCGAGATGGCGCATTTCCGCGTGATGCTCGAGCTCAGCGGGCTGGGCGAGAAGGTGTACCTGATCACCGACGGCAGATATTCCGGCTACAGCAACGGCCCGTCCATCGGATATCTTTCGCCCGAGGCCGCCGATGGCGGGCCGATCGCGCTTGTGCGGACGGGCGACCGTATTTCAATTGACGTTGAGGCGCGCCGCCTCGATGTGCTTGTGAGCGAAGAAGAGATGGCTGAGCGGACAAAACAGTGGAAATCTCCCGCGCAGCGTGTGAGGAAGGGATATCTGGCCCGGTATGCCGCCTCGGCGCGCTCGGCCGCCGAAGGCGCAATTATTCCTAATCCATGA
- a CDS encoding DMT family transporter, protein MHTRYLEIERRQRRLHVAALGQMLVVTLLWSSSFPIHKILLNQGMPPLTLAGYRYFAAALVLAAALWLNSGNGWLRQKENEVAGAESSLSLLAVLAAVGLFMYGAQGIHMIALSILTASDSGLVSMTWAPIAVVLFTLALERRLPRPVQLSGLALVLLGLYSYFPLRLQSVRLLGIGLNVISSSTWALAVILTHRTLSHTRVSSLRLTAVSMLAGSSLLLIAALAHDGAYIPTIWQAMWLAYLATVNTAFGFALYNHTMRVLGPFELIVFQDSMIIQIGIFSAVFLGEMITPAMALGMFFVTIGIAVVQIFAPGARAAARLDE, encoded by the coding sequence ATGCATACGCGATATCTTGAAATTGAGAGGCGGCAACGCCGGCTGCACGTGGCCGCGCTCGGGCAAATGTTGGTTGTGACGCTGCTGTGGTCTTCGTCATTCCCCATCCACAAGATTCTCCTGAATCAAGGAATGCCTCCTCTGACGCTGGCAGGATATCGGTACTTTGCGGCAGCACTCGTCCTGGCGGCCGCTCTCTGGCTGAACAGCGGCAATGGATGGCTTCGGCAGAAAGAGAATGAAGTGGCTGGCGCAGAATCCTCCCTTTCTCTTTTGGCTGTCCTTGCTGCCGTCGGGCTCTTCATGTATGGAGCCCAGGGCATCCACATGATTGCGCTTTCGATTTTGACTGCGTCCGATTCCGGTCTGGTGAGCATGACGTGGGCGCCGATTGCGGTCGTCCTTTTTACTCTTGCGCTGGAAAGACGGCTCCCGCGTCCGGTCCAGCTCAGCGGGTTGGCTCTTGTTCTCCTCGGGCTGTATTCATACTTCCCGCTGCGCTTGCAGAGCGTGCGCCTTCTCGGAATCGGACTCAATGTCATCTCTTCTTCAACATGGGCGCTCGCCGTCATTCTTACGCATCGCACCCTGAGCCATACTCGTGTCTCTTCACTCAGGCTGACGGCTGTATCCATGCTCGCGGGAAGCTCGCTTCTTCTGATCGCGGCGCTGGCTCATGACGGCGCCTACATCCCGACCATATGGCAAGCGATGTGGCTCGCGTATCTGGCAACGGTAAATACCGCGTTCGGTTTTGCGCTTTACAACCACACCATGAGGGTGCTCGGCCCATTCGAGTTAATTGTTTTCCAGGATTCGATGATCATCCAGATCGGCATCTTTTCGGCGGTTTTCCTCGGGGAAATGATAACGCCGGCGATGGCGCTCGGCATGTTCTTTGTAACGATTGGAATCGCGGTCGTACAGATTTTTGCGCCGGGCGCCCGAGCGGCGGCACGCCTTGACGAGTGA
- a CDS encoding Rieske (2Fe-2S) protein, whose protein sequence is MEAGSTAGDKVRAMSEGLSRRELLHKSLSVIGWGSLFALSGAGAIQTVRFFSPTVVFHPPSIFEIGTIDNFSSGADPDAYGVVFVEPRWKTEQRFFVIREASRIYALFARCTHLGCTVNWFPGLGIYKCPCHGSQFYSNGVNFAGPAPRPLDRLKISQNTRGNLVVDTSQIFTIEEFEKQEVFIKV, encoded by the coding sequence ATGGAAGCCGGCTCAACTGCTGGTGATAAAGTGAGAGCGATGTCAGAAGGGCTCAGCAGGCGCGAACTCTTGCACAAGAGCCTTTCGGTTATCGGTTGGGGCTCGCTTTTTGCTCTTTCCGGTGCGGGCGCCATCCAGACCGTTCGTTTCTTTTCTCCCACCGTAGTATTCCATCCCCCGAGCATATTTGAAATCGGCACTATAGATAATTTTTCGTCAGGCGCCGATCCCGACGCGTACGGCGTCGTTTTCGTGGAACCGCGGTGGAAGACGGAGCAACGGTTTTTTGTTATTCGCGAGGCCTCACGCATCTATGCGCTCTTTGCGCGCTGCACGCATCTGGGATGTACGGTCAACTGGTTTCCCGGTCTCGGCATCTACAAATGTCCCTGCCATGGAAGCCAGTTTTATTCAAACGGCGTCAATTTCGCCGGACCCGCTCCTCGTCCGCTCGACCGGCTGAAAATTTCTCAGAATACCCGCGGCAATCTCGTTGTCGACACGAGTCAGATTTTCACAATTGAAGAATTTGAAAAGCAGGAAGTATTCATTAAGGTATGA
- a CDS encoding class II fructose-bisphosphate aldolase: MALSSMIPLLKAAQKEGYAVGQFNFHNMDGLMGILQAAGNKHSPLILGPLFLPPRAIMAMLRELANEAAVPVAVTLDHGRSLDQCQQCIDAGYTDVMLDSSALPFEENVRGTRAVVEAAHKAGVGVEGEIGHVGMGEDYGDISGVKATLTKPEEAARYVEETGVDAVAVAIGSAHGHYKGEPHLYFERLSEIRMALETPLVLHGGSGISDSDFRESIRRGISKVNIYTHLADAALAATRAQLADPDLKHFFQLQYATQDAIRSVVEHYMDVFGSTGRAS, from the coding sequence ATGGCGCTGAGTTCGATGATTCCGCTTCTGAAGGCGGCTCAGAAGGAAGGATACGCAGTAGGCCAGTTTAACTTCCATAACATGGATGGTCTCATGGGTATTCTGCAGGCCGCCGGCAACAAGCATTCTCCGCTCATTCTCGGTCCGCTCTTTCTTCCGCCGCGGGCGATCATGGCGATGTTGCGGGAACTGGCAAATGAGGCGGCCGTCCCGGTGGCGGTCACACTCGATCATGGCCGCAGCCTCGATCAATGCCAGCAGTGCATCGATGCCGGCTATACGGATGTGATGTTGGATTCGTCGGCGCTCCCATTTGAGGAAAACGTGCGGGGGACGCGGGCGGTTGTCGAGGCGGCTCATAAGGCTGGCGTGGGTGTTGAAGGCGAAATAGGACACGTCGGCATGGGCGAGGATTATGGCGATATTTCGGGCGTCAAGGCAACGCTCACCAAGCCTGAGGAAGCCGCGCGTTATGTCGAGGAGACAGGTGTTGATGCGGTAGCCGTCGCGATCGGTTCCGCGCACGGCCACTACAAGGGCGAGCCGCACCTCTATTTCGAGCGGCTCTCGGAGATCCGGATGGCGTTAGAAACGCCGCTCGTCCTGCACGGCGGCTCGGGCATCAGCGACTCCGATTTTCGAGAATCCATCCGGCGCGGCATCAGCAAAGTGAACATCTACACGCATCTTGCCGATGCGGCGCTCGCGGCGACCCGGGCCCAGCTTGCTGATCCCGACCTCAAACATTTTTTCCAGCTCCAGTATGCAACGCAGGATGCCATCCGCTCCGTTGTCGAGCATTACATGGATGTCTTCGGGTCGACCGGAAGGGCATCATAG
- a CDS encoding DUF4405 domain-containing protein encodes MHMGSISKKITESQIWRSVFRHRFSDTPRNRVLTVVSNFFLHVHPPKVRRIGLKIRHTFCLGGLTFFMFLVETITGVLLMFYYRPTVEYAYLDMRLLEHVVKFGLVMRNLHRWAAHAMVILVMMHMLRVFLTGSYRPPREFNWVVGVFLLVLTLLLSFTGYLLPWDQLSFWAITVGTRMAGATPLLGSEGPFHQLLGIGPENDVKYLLLGDTMVGENALLRFYVLHCILLPLAAVVLMFVHFWRVRKDGGISHPL; translated from the coding sequence ATGCATATGGGAAGCATATCCAAAAAGATCACCGAGAGCCAAATATGGCGCTCGGTCTTCAGGCACCGATTTTCTGATACTCCCCGCAACCGGGTGCTGACGGTCGTCTCCAACTTTTTCCTTCATGTGCATCCGCCGAAAGTGAGAAGGATAGGCCTGAAAATCAGGCACACCTTTTGCCTCGGGGGCCTGACGTTCTTCATGTTTTTGGTGGAGACGATCACCGGCGTGCTTCTCATGTTCTATTATCGCCCGACGGTCGAATATGCGTATCTCGACATGCGCTTGCTCGAACACGTGGTGAAGTTCGGCCTCGTCATGCGCAATCTGCACCGGTGGGCGGCCCACGCCATGGTCATCCTGGTGATGATGCATATGCTGAGGGTCTTCCTCACCGGCTCGTATCGTCCGCCGCGGGAATTCAACTGGGTGGTCGGCGTTTTCCTCCTGGTGTTGACGCTTCTGCTCAGTTTTACCGGTTATCTCCTCCCGTGGGACCAACTCTCGTTCTGGGCGATCACCGTCGGCACGAGAATGGCCGGGGCTACTCCTCTGCTGGGCTCCGAAGGACCCTTCCACCAATTGCTCGGTATCGGACCCGAGAACGACGTGAAGTACTTGCTGCTCGGAGACACGATGGTAGGAGAAAACGCTCTTCTGCGGTTCTACGTGCTGCATTGCATCCTGCTGCCGCTGGCGGCAGTGGTATTGATGTTCGTTCACTTCTGGCGGGTGAGGAAAGACGGAGGGATTTCACACCCGCTCTAG